In a single window of the Botrytis cinerea B05.10 chromosome 10, complete sequence genome:
- the Bcrcm1 gene encoding Bcrcm1 has translation MSLYYEAAEVLAAPTNQGGSLRSRIFSKKDLKSQPAQIYALAIETCKWSPVLKDVIENADLLRLERKLTPTLSLLLVHDLLLAKRGIALPATHGLRASIERHKGRLQAELTKARLRRKMSTMEALKAYVETGQENATDTSEAPYPRWIRINTLKTTLEDQLESTFTGFERAATIDAVRHRGSKRLYIDVHIPNLIAISPNIDLSKSVAYKSGEIIFQDKASCFPAYLLDPLAEDGDIIDSCSAPGNKTTHIGAILVDRLPEPDESTQVIHAFEKNKGRAETLEKMVNLAGSNTFTALHAGYDFLKTDPNSGTYKNVGALLLDPSCSGSGIVGRDDMPELHLPGIKEIVAKPSRNKKKPKKAPEPVETSKKETNKKRKREDDGDALEVMVDDDGVVTAVDSDAELKARLTALAEFQLELLLHAFKYPAARKITYSTCSIHAEENESVVQKALASDIAKEKGWKILRRDNQIRGMREWPVRGSIEACDGDEVVAEGCIRANKGDENATMGFFLAGFVRDQTSTVDPEAGLLRDERGHLVRDLMGFPVRKDQEDAEEINIDAQIAPEEAQGFSPEEDEEWGGFEEEAAPVVQEKKEVHAVVKKKEKAQVNKHAHDAIKKRVNMSVKDKKRQKTKR, from the exons ATGTCGCTCTATTATGAGGCAGCTGAAGTTCTAGCTGCTCCTACTAATCAAGGTGGTAGTTTAAGATCAAGAATTTTTAGCAAGAAAGATTTAAAATCACAGCCAGCTCAAATCTATGCTCTGGCGATAGAGACGTGTAAATGGAGTCCTGTGTTGAAGGATGTAATCGAAAATGCGGATCTGTTGCGTTTAGAGCGAAAG CTAACTCCAACGttgtctcttcttcttgtccaTGACTTACTCTTGGCAAAGAGAGGAATTGCTCTCCCAGCTACTCATGGTTTGCGAGCCTCAATTGAGCGGCATAAGGGGAGATTGCAAGCCGAGTTGACCAAGGCAAGACTTCGGAGGAAAATGAGCACCATGGAAGCTCTAAAAGCCTACGTCGAGACAGGTCAGGAGAATGCAACTGATACATCTGAAGCACCTTACCCTCGTTGGATCCgtatcaatactttaaagACTACTCTTGAAGATCAGCTCGAATCTACTTTTACTGGATTTGAACGTGCAGCGACAATTGATGCTGTTAGACATCGTGGGTCTAAACGCTTGTATATCGATGTTCACATTCCAAATCTTATTGCTATATCTCCAAATATTGATCTCTCAAAGAGTGTAGCATACAAGTCCGGAGAAATTATCTTCCAGGACAAAGCGTCATGCTTTCCAGCATATCTTCTTGATCCTCTGGCTGAAGACGGTGATATTATCGACTCTTGCTCAGCACCTGGTAACAAGACCACTCATATTGGGGCTATTTTAGTTGATCGACTTCCTGAACCGGATGAATCTACTCAAGTTATTCACGCATTTGAGAAGAACAAAGGGAGAGCTGAAACTCTGGAAAAGATGGTCAACTTGGCAGGGTCAAACACGTTTACAGCACTTCATGCTGGATATGACTTCTTGAAGACTGACCCAAATTCCGGCACGTACAAGAATGTTGGTGCTTTATTGTTGGATCCCAGTTGCTCGGGAAGTGGAATTGTTGGTCGGGATGACATGCCCGAATTACATCTACCAGGTATCAAAGAAATCGTTGCCAAACCTtctagaaataaaaagaagcCGAAGAAGGCACCGGAGCCCGTGGAAACAAGTAAGAAGGAGACAAATAAGAAACGAAAGCGCgaggatgatggagatgcaTTAGAAGTAATGGTTGATGACGATGGAGTCGTTACTGCTGTCGATAGCGATGCCGAACTGAAAGCGAGGTTAACCGCCCTTGCTGAATTTCAGCTggaacttcttcttcatgcATTCAAGTATCCTGCTGCTCGAAAGATCACCTACTCCACTTGTTCAATTCATGCCGAAGAAAACGAATCTGTTGTTCAAAAGGCTTTGGCTTCTGATAttgcaaaagaaaagggTTGGAAGATTCTTCGTCGTGATAATCAAATTCGGGGCATGAGAGAATGGCCAGTTCGAGGCTCTATAGAAGCATGCGATGGTGATGAAGTGGTTGCAGAAGGATGTATTCGAGCCAACAAAGGAGATGAGAATGCTACTATGGGATTCTTCCTGGCAGGATTTGTGAGAGATCAAACATCAACGGTTGATCCTGAAGCCGGGCTCCTGAGAGATGAACGTGGGCATCTCGTACGCGATTTAATGGGATTCCCAGTCAGAAAGGATCAGGAAGATGCAGAGGAAATAAACATCGATGCCCAGATAGCACCCGAGGAAGCTCAAGGATTCTCaccagaagaagacgaggaatGGGGTGGCTTTGAGGAAGAGGCTGCACCGGTAGTTCAGGAGAAAAAGGAGGTGCATGCCGTTGttaagaagaaggaaaaagccCAGGTCAACAAACATGCCCATGATGCGATTAAGAAACGTGTCAATATGAGTGTAAAGGACAAGAAACGGCAGAAAACAAAACGATAA